The Pseudomonas fulva 12-X sequence TCGACTACTGCGTCGTCGACTTGCTCGACCTTGCCCTGGTAGCTGGCAATCGCTGCACGACGCCGCGGCGCCAGGAATACCAGATCGATCAGGGCCAGGGCGCCGCACACGGCGACGGCAATGACCAGCAACAGCGGAAAATTGAATGACATAGGCCCTAGCTATCCAACTTGAGTACAGCAAGGAAGGCTTCCTGTGGAATCTCCACGTTCCCCACCTGCTTCATGCGTTTTTTACCGGCCTTCTGCTTCTCCAGCAGCTTGCGCTTACGGCTCACGTCACCGCCATAGCACTTGGCCAGAACGTTCTTTCTCAATGCCTTGACAGTGGTTCGCGCCACGATCTGACCGCCAATGGCTGCCTGGATCGCCACGTCGAACATCTGCCGAGGAATCAGGTCCTTCATCTTCTCGGTCAACTGACGCCCTTTGTAGTGGGCGTTGTCACGGTGCACGATCAGCGCCAGCGCATCGACCTTGTCGCCGTTGATCAACACGTCCAGCTTGACCAGGTTGGCCGACTGGTAACGGTCGAAATGGTAATCCAGCGAGGCATAGCCACGGCTGGTGGATTTCAGACGGTCGAAAAAGTCGAGCACCACTTCGTTCATCGGCAGGTCGTAGCGAACCTGAACCTGGGTGCCGAGGAACTGCATGTCACGCTGCACGCCGCGCTTTTCGATGCACAGGGTGATGACATTGCCCAGATGTTCCTGCGGAACCAGGATCGTGGCTTGTACGATCGGCTCACGGAAATCCTCGACCGAGGACACATCCGGCAGCTTCGACGGGTTGTCCACGTAAATGGTTTCACCGGTCTTGAGCACCACCTCGAAAATAACGCTCGGCGCGGTGGTGATCAGGTCCAGGTCGTATTCGCGCTCCAGGCGCTCCTGGATGATTTCCATGTGCAGCATGCCCAGGAAGCCGCAACGGAAGCCGAAGCCCAGAGCGTCGGAGCTTTCCGGCAGATACTGCAGGGACGAATCGTTGAGGGTCAGCTTCTGCAGGGCGTCGCGGAAGTCCTCGAAATCATCGGAGCTGACCGGGAACAGGCCGGCGTAAACCTGCGGCTGGATGCGCTTGAAGCCCGGCAGCATTTCCACGTCGGGCGTGGAGCTCAGGGTCAGGGTGTCGCCCACCGGCGCGCCATGAATGTCCTTGATGCTGGCGATGATGAAGCCCACTTCGCCGGCTTTCAGATCAGCAGTAGCGGTGTGCTTGGGGTTGAACACACCGACGCTGTCGACCAGGTGCACCTTGCCGGTGGACTTGACCAGAATCTTGTCGCCCTTCTTCACCCGGCCATGACGCACGCGTACCAGAGACACGACGCCCAGGTAGTTGTCGAACCAGGAGTCGATGATCAACGCCTGCAGGGGCGCCTCGATCTCGCCGGTCGGCGCCGGAATCGCCTGCACCAGACGCTCGAGCACCTCATCGACACCCATGCCGCTCTTGGCGCTGCAGGCCACGGCGTCGCTGGCATCGATACCGATGATCTTCTCGATCTCGTCCTTGACGCGATCGGGGTCGGCCTGCGGCAGGTCCATCTTGTTGAGCACCGGCATGACTTCCAGGCCCTGCTCGATGGCGGTGTAGCAGTTGGCGACCGACTGCGCCTCCACGCCCTGCCCCGCATCGACCACCAGCAGCGCGCCTTCACAGGCGGCCAGCGAGCGGCTCACCTCATAGGTGAAGTCGACATGACCGGGCGTGTCGATGAAGTTCAGCTGGTAGGTGATGCCGTCCTTCGCCTTGTAATAGAGGGTGACGCTGTGGGCCTTGATGGTGATGCCGCGCTCACGCTCCAGGTCCATGGAATCGAGAACCTGGGCCTCCATCTCGCGCGCGGTGAGGCCACCGCACATCTGGATGAAACGGTCAGCCAGCGTCGACTTGCCGTGGTCAATGTGGGCAATGATGGAAAAATTGCGGATATGACTCAGGTCACTCACAGGACAACACTCGAAAAAGGGGCGCAGGCGAATGCCTGCCGAAAATAGCCGCGAAGTTTACCCGAGTGCTTGCCCCCACGTCACGTCAGGACAAGCGCGCCAGCGCAGTTATTGACCGCTTGCGCGCGCCAGCTGCCTCGAACGACCAGTATTTGCGGGCAGCCCCTCATGGCCGGACCATGAGGCAGACACAAAAAAGGGCGACTTTCGTCGCCCTTCTTCACCCTGACTTACTGACGCTATTACTCAGCCAGCTTGAAGGTGATAAAGCTTGCACGCCCTTGACGCAGCACGCGCATCGACACCGAACGATTCTTCGGCAGCGATTGCGCCACTTCGGTGAAGTTCTTCGCCGAGGTGATCGCCTGGTTGTTCAAGTGAGTGATCACATCGCCCGGGCGCAGACCAATCAGCGCAGCCGGACCATCCTGAACTTCACGAATCACCACGCCACCGCGCAGATCAAGGGCCTTCTTCTGCTCGTCGGTCAGTTCGGCAACACTGACACCCAGGCGGTTGCTGCTGCGCTCGGCACTTGGCGCCGCGTCGTTGGTGGCTTCGTCGCCGTCATCGGCAGGCATGGTGCCAACCGCCACTTTCAGCGTCTTGCGCGAACCTTCACGAACGATTTCCAGATTGGCCTTGGTGCCCGGCTTCAGGGCGCCAACCAGATGCGGCAGGTCGGCAGACATGATGATCGGCTTGCCATCCAGACTGAGGATCACGTCACCCACCTGCAGGCCGCCCTTGGCAGCCGGGCCATCTTCGAGCACCTGTGCGACCAGCGCACCCGCCGGTTTCTCCAGCCCGAATGACTCGGCGAGATCCTTGTTCACTTCCTGAATCACTACGCCCAGCCAGCCGCGGCTGACCTTGCCACTGGCTTTGAGCTGGTCGGCCACGTCCATCGCCACACTCATCGGAATAGCGAAAGACAGGCCCATGAAGCCGCCTGAACGGGTGAAGATCTGCGAGTTGATGCCGACTACTTCGCCGTCCAGGTTGAACAGCGGGCCACCGGAGTTACCCGGGTTGATCGCCACGTCGGTCTGGATGAACGGCACATAGCTTTCGTTCGGCAGGCTGCGGCCCTTGGCGCTGACGATACCAGCGGTGACCGAGTGATCGAAACCGAACGGCGAACCGATGGCCAGCACCCACTCACCAACTTTCAGGTTGTCGGAATTGCCCAGCTTCACGGTAGGCAGATCATTGGCCTCGACCTTGAGCAGCGCAACGTCGCTGCGCGGGTCGGTGCCGATCAGCTTGGCTTCCAGCTCGCTGCGGTCGGACAGACGCACGATGATTTCATCGGCATCAGCCACCACATGGTTGTTGGTCAGGATGTAGCCATCCTTGGAGATGATGAAGCCCGAGCCCAGCGACTGCGCCTCACGCTGGCGACCACCGCCGCCTGGCGCACGCGGCTGCTGGGGAATGCTGCGCTCGAAGAACTCGCGGAACATCGGCGGCAGACCTTCCAGATCCGGAACGGAAAGCCCGCCATTACTGGCGACGGCATTCGGCACTTTTTGCCGCGTGCTGATATTGACCACGGCAGGTGAAGCAGCCTCGACCAACGGGGTGAAGTCCGGCAGCTGCGCATGCGCCGCCACCGACTGCCCCATCAGAAACACCGCGAACAATGCGGCAGCGTATTTTTTCAGGCTAGGCATCGACATTGCAGTTTCTTCCCCATCCAGAACAAACGAGGCCCCTGCGGGGCCATTGGTACAACATACGGGTGGCACATCGGCCTTGATTCGTTTCGTCGATCGCTACCGCGCAGCGTGCATGTCTGCAGCGCGCATCGACATGGCGACACGCTCCGCGGTCCCCAATGGAATTTCGCCCACGACGGTAACCATGACATCTCCCTCATCGGTTGTCAGGCGCCGCGAAACCGCCACGGTAGGGCCCAGCTGATTGCGGGCATCTGCCACAGCAGCATCATGCAGGGGTTCGAGGAAGACGGAAAAACGCGCCAGGCCGTCATCATAGACCAGGCAATCGACGCTATCGCTGGATACAGGGCTGCGTTGCTGGGTTACGGCTCTGAGGCTGAAACCCGGAGGCAACCACTCCGAACGCCAGGACTCCACCGACGGCGTACGCGCCTTGACTACCCGCACAGGCGAACAATCGGTGGATGGCTGCAGCACGACAGCTGGCTGCGCATTGGCGGTATCCAACTGGGTAAACTGAAAACGCTCGAGCAGCTCGCCGCGGTTATTGACCAGCAGCGATTTGAGCGGCAAGCCGGTTTCCTTGTCCACGTACAGCTGAACGCCATAGCGATGCTGATCACGAGGAACCAGACCTAGAACCACGGCAGAGCGCCCTGCCACACGGGACTCCCCATCGAGGCGCAGCTCGTACCATCGCTCTATCTGTTTGGCATCAAGGCCATGGGCAGACCAGGCTTGCTCATCGACTACCGCAGAGGCAATGGAACCATTGACGCATTGCGCCTGACCATTGACCCGCAACATTTCCTGGGGTGTGCCATCTAGCTGCAGCAAGCGCTCACGCACAGAACCACCTGGCTCGACCTGACGCCAGATACTGTGGGTAGAAAGATTGCCGTTGCGCTCGTAAACGAAGGTGCCTTGGAAGCTTTGCTTGCTTTCGGCCTGACTCAGCCTCTGCAACCATCCCTGTGCATCAGCGGCTATGGCAGGGGTTGCCAAAGTACCGCTGAGCACCAGGGACGTGACGAGAATGCAGCGCATACACGTAGATCTTAACGCTCTTCTACACTCGCAGACCGAGCGAAAGGCAGGGCGTTCTCAGCAGCGCCTGGGGCAGACTGCTGACCATGCTGGCGCAGGTACTCAGGCAGACGCTGCTCGTGCCAGCCTTCACCTTCGGCAGAAACGGTCTCTACAGCCGGTTGCTCATCCGAAGTCTTGAAGCCTGCCAGAATGGCCGGCCCCTGAGCTTGCGGCAGCGCGATGGCCGGCTGATCCTGCTGCGCCAATTGGGCACCAGAAACGTCGTCCTGATTGTAGAAACGTACACCTGCCAGCACGGCAACCGTCACGGTTGCAGCTACGGCTACGCGACCCAGGCTGCGCCACGGACCACGCACGACCTTGTCTTGTGCAACGACTGGAGTTTCATCGTTTTCCAGCGCCGCGGAAACGGCTGCAGCGATGTCCAGTTTCGGCACGAGCAGGTCCTTGTGCATCGCGGCGCGAGCTACCTGGTAACGCGACCAGGTGGCACGGAGTTCGGCATCGTCGCTCGCACCGAGCACACGCCGAAGTTCAAGTTCATCCGCTTCGTTATCCATCACCGCGGACAGCGATTCCTGCAGGGCTTCACGACTCATAGCGGTTCCTCTCTTGGCTGTCGCCGCTGTCTCAGGCTTCCTGCAACAAGGGTTGCAGGGACTTGTCGATGGCTTCACGCGCCCGAAAGATTCGCGAACGCACGGTACCAACTGGACATTGCATGACGCTCGCAATGTCTTCATAACTCAGACCATCAAATTCACGTAACGTTAGCGCCGTTCGTAAATCTTCTGGCAGTTGCTGGATGCTTCGATGCACGGTGGCTTCGATTTCATCCCTCAACAGGGCTCGCTCGGGAGATTCGATATCCTTGAGGGCGTGGTCGCCATCGTAGAACTCGGCATCCTCTGCACTTACGTCGTTGTCCGGCGGCCGGCGGCCACGAGAAACGAGATGATTCTTCGCCGTGTTGATGGCGATGCGGTACAGCCATGTATAGAACGCGCTGTCGCCGCGAAAGTTTCCAAGTGCCCGATAAGCTTTTACGAAAGCTTCCTGGGCGACGTCCTGAGCTTCATGGGTGTCGTGCACGAATCGCACGATCAACCCGAGAATCTTGTGCTGATACTTCAGCACCAACAGATCGAATGCTCGCTTGTCACCGCGCTGCACGCGCTCGACCAGCTGCTGATCTTCTTCCTGGGTTAGCATGAATACTCCTCGTTGAGCCCGTAGGAGGTCTGCGCCTGCCAGAAGATCGATCTGCCGAAATAGACTCGACTCATATGCAAAAGTTCTCTCCCCTACGAACAAGCTTCCCACAAAACATTTTTGGTTTTGCACGAAACCACGCACCAGGGCACTGCCTGCTGCGCGAATTGTCTTTAGATCACCTAACGGGCGGGATCAACTCGCATGATCGCGTCGCTTACCCACTCGTCAGACACATTCCCTCTCCGGGGCGACTCCGCTATAGAACCCTGCCCCATGACAAAGTTCATACAGGTTTCAGCGGAAAAAATGCAGCTCCAACACGGCGGCCAATCACGCAGGCATATCGCCATCCCAACACGATACACGTTCTGCGCCTTGCTACCTACCGGGCCAGCTATTGTGCCGTTGGCTCCCTCTATATACTAGAGTCCGCCGAGCCCCGGCCATGGTCCTGCAAGCCCCTGCTGCCAGCATATGCCTAGCTAGTCAAAGCGCCACCAGCACAAGCAATAGCTGACCGTCGACGAACGCTCCTTCAGCTGCACGCCACCCAGTGGAACCCATAACAATGAGCCAACACTTTCAGCACGATGTTCTGATTATCGGCAGCGGTGCCGCCGGCCTTACCCTGGCGCTGACACTTCCCGACAATCTGCGCATCGCCGTGCTGAGCAAGGGCGAGCTGACCAATGGCTCGACGTACTGGGCCCAGGGCGGCGTCGCCGCGGTACTGGATCACAGCGATACCGTCGACTCCCACGTCGATGACACCCTCAACGCCGGTGCCGGCCTGTGCCGTGAAGACGCCGTACGCTTCACCGTGGAGCACAGCCGCGAAGCCATCGAATGGCTGATCGAACAGGGCGTGCCCTTCACCCGCGACGATGAGCATGATCGCGAAGACGGCGGCTTCGAATTCCACCTGACCCGCGAGGGCGGCCACAGTCACCGGCGCATCATTCACGCCGCCGACGCCACCGGCGCCGCCATCTTCAATACCCTGCTCAAACGCACCCGCGAGCGCGGTAACGTCAGCCTGCTGGAACAGCGGGTCGCGGTGGATCTGATTACCGAGCACAAGCTGGGCCGCGAAGGCAGACGCTGCCTGGGCGCTTACGTGCTCAACCGGCGCAGCGGCGAGGTGGACACCCATCATGCACGCTTCGTGATTCTCGCCACTGGCGGCGCAGCCAAGGTCTACCTTTATACGAGCAACCCCGACGGCGCCTGTGGCGACGGCATCGCCATGGCCTGGCGCGCCGGCTGCCGGGTCGGCAATCTGGAATTCAACCAGTTTCACCCCACCTGCCTTTATCACCCGCAGGCCAAGAGCTTTCTGATTACCGAGGCACTGCGCGGTGAAGGCGCCCTGCTGCGCCTGCCCAACGGCGAGCGTTTCATGCCACGCTTCGATCCGCGCGAGGAACTGGCGCCCCGGGACATCGTGGCCCGCGCCATCGACCATGAGATGAAGCGCCTGGGCATCGACTGCGTCTACCTGGATATCAGCCACAAACCGACAGACTTCGTCAAAAACCACTTCCCGACCGTCTATCAGCGCTGCCTGGAGTTCGGTATCGACATCACCAGCCAGCCCATCCCCGTGGTGCCAGCCGCCCACTACACCTGTGGCGGCGTGCTGGTCAACCAGGCTGGGCGCAGCGACGTGGAAGGCCTTTATGCCATTGGCGAGACCAGCTTCACCGGCCTGCATGGCGCCAACCGCATGGCCAGCAACTCGCTGCTCGAATGTTTCGTGTATGCCCGCTCGGCGGCGGCCGACATCGTTGCCAATCTGGACAAGGTAGCGATGCCGGCCGACCTGCCCTCCTGGGACGCCAGCCAGGTCACCGATTCGGACGAGGACGTAATCATCGCCCACAACTGGGATGAGCTGCGGCGCTTCATGTGGGATTACGTGGGGATCGTGCGCACCACCAAGCGCCTGCAGCGCGCCCAGCACCGCGTGCGCCTGCTGCTCGACGAGATCGACGAGTTCTATAGCAACTACAAGGTCAGTCGGGATCTGATCGAGCTGCGTAACCTGGCCCAGGTGGCCGAGCTGATGATTCTCTCGGCTATGACGCGCAAGGAGTCGCGCGGCCTTCATTACACCCTGGATTACCCGGACCTGCTACCCGAAGCGCAGGACACTATTCTGCAACCCGCCAACGCTGACGACTGAACTTCAGGCGTACCCGCAGGCGGCGATGCATGTCGCGCGGCATGGCGTCGGCAGCGATGCACAGACTGCGGGTGAACCAGCTGCCTGGCAGGCGAAAGCGCACGATGATTAACCAGGGCAGCACCATGCTGTCCGGCTGCAGGGTAACGGCTTGCCATTGCCCATCCATCCGAGCCACCTGCCAGCCCTCATCGTCGTGACGCAAGCGTTTGAACACGGCCGAATGGGTCAACAGCACATGCCTGGGCAATGCCCAGGCGGCATGGCTTATACAAGCCAGCACGCCGAACAGACGCGCCCACGGTGGGATCTCGACGAGCAGCAAGGTCAACAGCGCCAGGGCCTGGGCGCACAGGTAGATTTCCAGCAGCCGCCGCGACGGCCGCCAGTCGCATTCGAAGCGCTTACTTGGGCTGGACACGATCCAGAATCATGCGAACGATGTGGCGCAGATCGGCATCCTCGGGTTCGCCACGCTGCATGAACCAGCCGAACATGTCCTGATCCTCGCACTCGAGCAGCTTGCGATAGCGGGCGCGGTCCTCTTCGTCGAGCGTGGCATAGACCTCCTGCACGAAAGGCACCAGCAACACGTCCAGCTCCAGCATGCCGCGCCGGCTGTGCCAGAAAAGGCGATTGAGTTCAACGGCGTCGACCATGGCAGTGCTCCTCGAAAAAAGGCCGG is a genomic window containing:
- the lepA gene encoding translation elongation factor 4, with translation MSDLSHIRNFSIIAHIDHGKSTLADRFIQMCGGLTAREMEAQVLDSMDLERERGITIKAHSVTLYYKAKDGITYQLNFIDTPGHVDFTYEVSRSLAACEGALLVVDAGQGVEAQSVANCYTAIEQGLEVMPVLNKMDLPQADPDRVKDEIEKIIGIDASDAVACSAKSGMGVDEVLERLVQAIPAPTGEIEAPLQALIIDSWFDNYLGVVSLVRVRHGRVKKGDKILVKSTGKVHLVDSVGVFNPKHTATADLKAGEVGFIIASIKDIHGAPVGDTLTLSSTPDVEMLPGFKRIQPQVYAGLFPVSSDDFEDFRDALQKLTLNDSSLQYLPESSDALGFGFRCGFLGMLHMEIIQERLEREYDLDLITTAPSVIFEVVLKTGETIYVDNPSKLPDVSSVEDFREPIVQATILVPQEHLGNVITLCIEKRGVQRDMQFLGTQVQVRYDLPMNEVVLDFFDRLKSTSRGYASLDYHFDRYQSANLVKLDVLINGDKVDALALIVHRDNAHYKGRQLTEKMKDLIPRQMFDVAIQAAIGGQIVARTTVKALRKNVLAKCYGGDVSRKRKLLEKQKAGKKRMKQVGNVEIPQEAFLAVLKLDS
- a CDS encoding DegQ family serine endoprotease, which codes for MGQSVAAHAQLPDFTPLVEAASPAVVNISTRQKVPNAVASNGGLSVPDLEGLPPMFREFFERSIPQQPRAPGGGGRQREAQSLGSGFIISKDGYILTNNHVVADADEIIVRLSDRSELEAKLIGTDPRSDVALLKVEANDLPTVKLGNSDNLKVGEWVLAIGSPFGFDHSVTAGIVSAKGRSLPNESYVPFIQTDVAINPGNSGGPLFNLDGEVVGINSQIFTRSGGFMGLSFAIPMSVAMDVADQLKASGKVSRGWLGVVIQEVNKDLAESFGLEKPAGALVAQVLEDGPAAKGGLQVGDVILSLDGKPIIMSADLPHLVGALKPGTKANLEIVREGSRKTLKVAVGTMPADDGDEATNDAAPSAERSSNRLGVSVAELTDEQKKALDLRGGVVIREVQDGPAALIGLRPGDVITHLNNQAITSAKNFTEVAQSLPKNRSVSMRVLRQGRASFITFKLAE
- a CDS encoding MucB/RseB C-terminal domain-containing protein, encoding MRCILVTSLVLSGTLATPAIAADAQGWLQRLSQAESKQSFQGTFVYERNGNLSTHSIWRQVEPGGSVRERLLQLDGTPQEMLRVNGQAQCVNGSIASAVVDEQAWSAHGLDAKQIERWYELRLDGESRVAGRSAVVLGLVPRDQHRYGVQLYVDKETGLPLKSLLVNNRGELLERFQFTQLDTANAQPAVVLQPSTDCSPVRVVKARTPSVESWRSEWLPPGFSLRAVTQQRSPVSSDSVDCLVYDDGLARFSVFLEPLHDAAVADARNQLGPTVAVSRRLTTDEGDVMVTVVGEIPLGTAERVAMSMRAADMHAAR
- a CDS encoding sigma-E factor negative regulatory protein, with translation MSREALQESLSAVMDNEADELELRRVLGASDDAELRATWSRYQVARAAMHKDLLVPKLDIAAAVSAALENDETPVVAQDKVVRGPWRSLGRVAVAATVTVAVLAGVRFYNQDDVSGAQLAQQDQPAIALPQAQGPAILAGFKTSDEQPAVETVSAEGEGWHEQRLPEYLRQHGQQSAPGAAENALPFARSASVEER
- the rpoE gene encoding RNA polymerase sigma factor RpoE, whose product is MLTQEEDQQLVERVQRGDKRAFDLLVLKYQHKILGLIVRFVHDTHEAQDVAQEAFVKAYRALGNFRGDSAFYTWLYRIAINTAKNHLVSRGRRPPDNDVSAEDAEFYDGDHALKDIESPERALLRDEIEATVHRSIQQLPEDLRTALTLREFDGLSYEDIASVMQCPVGTVRSRIFRAREAIDKSLQPLLQEA
- the nadB gene encoding L-aspartate oxidase, whose protein sequence is MSQHFQHDVLIIGSGAAGLTLALTLPDNLRIAVLSKGELTNGSTYWAQGGVAAVLDHSDTVDSHVDDTLNAGAGLCREDAVRFTVEHSREAIEWLIEQGVPFTRDDEHDREDGGFEFHLTREGGHSHRRIIHAADATGAAIFNTLLKRTRERGNVSLLEQRVAVDLITEHKLGREGRRCLGAYVLNRRSGEVDTHHARFVILATGGAAKVYLYTSNPDGACGDGIAMAWRAGCRVGNLEFNQFHPTCLYHPQAKSFLITEALRGEGALLRLPNGERFMPRFDPREELAPRDIVARAIDHEMKRLGIDCVYLDISHKPTDFVKNHFPTVYQRCLEFGIDITSQPIPVVPAAHYTCGGVLVNQAGRSDVEGLYAIGETSFTGLHGANRMASNSLLECFVYARSAAADIVANLDKVAMPADLPSWDASQVTDSDEDVIIAHNWDELRRFMWDYVGIVRTTKRLQRAQHRVRLLLDEIDEFYSNYKVSRDLIELRNLAQVAELMILSAMTRKESRGLHYTLDYPDLLPEAQDTILQPANADD
- a CDS encoding protein YgfX gives rise to the protein MSSPSKRFECDWRPSRRLLEIYLCAQALALLTLLLVEIPPWARLFGVLACISHAAWALPRHVLLTHSAVFKRLRHDDEGWQVARMDGQWQAVTLQPDSMVLPWLIIVRFRLPGSWFTRSLCIAADAMPRDMHRRLRVRLKFSRQRWRVAE
- a CDS encoding FAD assembly factor SdhE; protein product: MVDAVELNRLFWHSRRGMLELDVLLVPFVQEVYATLDEEDRARYRKLLECEDQDMFGWFMQRGEPEDADLRHIVRMILDRVQPK